A window of Flavobacterium flavigenum contains these coding sequences:
- a CDS encoding regulatory protein RecX produces MTIKEALQKLEHFCAYQERCHDEVVTKLYSLKMSPEEIDIIIVKLIEDNFLNETRFACSFARGKHRIKNWGKIRIVNELKTRHISTANINLALKEISAEEYATTFDELSQRCWESLTERNTLKKRKKFCDYLLRRGYENNLVYDKVKELELLS; encoded by the coding sequence ATGACCATCAAAGAAGCATTACAAAAACTAGAACATTTTTGTGCCTATCAGGAACGTTGCCATGATGAAGTCGTAACTAAACTATATTCTTTAAAAATGTCTCCAGAGGAAATCGACATTATTATTGTCAAACTAATTGAAGATAATTTTTTAAACGAAACACGCTTTGCCTGCAGTTTTGCACGTGGTAAGCACCGTATTAAAAACTGGGGAAAAATTAGAATAGTAAATGAACTTAAAACAAGACACATCTCTACAGCCAATATTAATCTGGCTTTAAAAGAAATTTCCGCTGAGGAATACGCAACAACATTTGATGAGCTTTCTCAAAGATGCTGGGAAAGTTTAACAGAACGAAATACCCTAAAAAAACGAAAGAAATTTTGCGATTATCTACTGCGAAGAGGTTATGAAAACAATTTAGTTTATGACAAGGTAAAAGAACTTGAACTACTGAGTTGA
- a CDS encoding T9SS sorting signal type C domain-containing protein, translating into MKKIFITVGILVSICSFGQSKTNAFNNAISENNIQSFESSTTSKTSALEKHRIWLNMTNTEGAFKQLLVGYIEGATNGYDSKFDGISLDMNPYIDFYSINSNRNLVIQGRALPFNESDVVPLGYRTIIKGEFTISIDEVDGMFFTHPVYLEDKLNNTIIDLRQNDYTFTTETGVFNNRFVLRYTSNTLSTDNFESANNIISIGVKNNVISISSNVENMDKIFVYDVTGKQLSNIENIKDTQLMITDLSATQQILLVKVLLENGKSITKKTLFK; encoded by the coding sequence ATGAAAAAGATTTTTATTACGGTAGGCATATTGGTGAGTATATGCTCGTTTGGACAATCAAAAACAAATGCATTCAATAATGCAATCTCTGAGAACAATATTCAATCTTTTGAATCATCCACAACTTCTAAAACCAGTGCTTTAGAAAAACATCGTATTTGGCTTAATATGACAAATACAGAAGGAGCTTTTAAACAATTATTAGTTGGTTATATTGAAGGGGCAACAAATGGATATGACAGTAAATTTGACGGAATAAGTTTGGATATGAATCCGTATATAGATTTTTATAGTATTAATTCAAATCGTAATCTTGTGATTCAGGGCCGTGCTCTGCCTTTCAACGAATCTGATGTTGTGCCTTTGGGTTACCGTACTATTATAAAGGGCGAATTTACTATTTCTATTGACGAAGTGGATGGTATGTTTTTCACTCATCCTGTTTATTTAGAAGATAAATTAAATAATACAATTATTGATTTAAGACAAAATGATTATACTTTTACTACTGAAACAGGGGTTTTTAATAATAGGTTTGTTTTAAGATATACTAGTAATACATTAAGTACAGATAATTTTGAATCTGCAAATAATATAATTTCAATTGGAGTTAAAAATAATGTAATTTCGATAAGCTCAAATGTTGAAAATATGGATAAAATCTTTGTTTATGATGTTACAGGTAAACAATTATCAAATATAGAAAACATTAAAGATACACAGTTAATGATTACGGACTTATCGGCTACACAGCAAATTTTATTAGTAAAAGTGCTGTTAGAGAATGGAAAATCTATTACTAAAAAGACACTGTTTAAATAA